In Saccharomonospora marina XMU15, one genomic interval encodes:
- a CDS encoding alpha/beta hydrolase: MNPKATFVLLPGAGSDSWYWHLVVPRLRAHGHDVVTVDLPCDDDSAGLAEYADTVVTTVTDAVGDRGDLVVVAQSMGAFTAPLVCDRLPVGLLVLVAGMTPAPGESPGDWWDNTGQPAAQREQALREGRDPEAGPDLLELFFHDVPPDVVAAALERGEKPQSQTPFEQVWPLRRWPDVPTRFLLCRHDRLFPADFQRRVVRQRLGIVPDELDSGHLPALSSPEELTRRLLAYHAELPGR, translated from the coding sequence ATGAATCCCAAGGCGACGTTCGTACTACTGCCGGGCGCGGGCTCCGATTCCTGGTACTGGCATCTCGTGGTTCCTCGGCTGCGCGCACACGGCCACGACGTCGTCACGGTCGACCTGCCGTGCGACGACGACTCCGCGGGGCTGGCCGAGTACGCCGACACGGTTGTAACGACCGTGACCGACGCCGTCGGCGACCGCGGTGACCTGGTGGTCGTCGCCCAGTCGATGGGAGCTTTCACCGCGCCGCTGGTGTGCGACCGGCTGCCGGTCGGGCTGCTGGTGCTGGTGGCCGGTATGACGCCCGCGCCCGGCGAGTCACCCGGCGACTGGTGGGACAACACCGGGCAGCCCGCGGCGCAGCGCGAGCAGGCGCTGCGTGAGGGGCGCGACCCCGAGGCCGGGCCGGACCTGCTGGAGCTGTTCTTCCACGACGTGCCGCCGGACGTGGTTGCCGCAGCCCTCGAACGCGGCGAGAAGCCACAGTCTCAGACGCCGTTCGAGCAAGTGTGGCCGCTGCGGCGGTGGCCCGACGTACCCACGAGGTTCCTGCTGTGCCGCCACGACCGGCTGTTTCCGGCCGACTTCCAGCGCAGGGTGGTTCGGCAACGTCTCGGCATCGTGCCCGACGAACTGGACTCCGGCCACCTGCCCGCGCTGAGCAGCCCGGAGGAACTCACGCGGCGACTGCTGGCCTACCACGCCGAGCTGCCCGGGCGCTGA
- a CDS encoding ROK family transcriptional regulator: MVETASTSPGQVLAVLRAEGPLTREQLRQRVGLSRVTMVERIDALRRLGLLRQVGHRQSSGGRRAELLAVDDTGHTALVADLGQSHATLAVVDLRGTVFAREDRRLRVGHEPGKVVPMLVEVGRELLAEAGRAGSLRAVALAVPGRIDHERGRCLAPPTMPGWSEVPLRDRLADAFGVPVLLENDANAGALGDYYALGRPDATLVGVRVGIGIGAGLVIAGRVHRGQSNAAGEIGHMRVEGSDRPCSCGRRGCVAAEASGQALSRLLRPVGVRSVDEVVSRVADGQPRAVRAVTEAGRLLGTVLTAVVTVVNPRYMRFGGAIGVLEPFLAGVRTAVQAGASAGVLDGLDIGASRLGANGAFAGLSGMVADELLAPSAVDALCGL, from the coding sequence ATGGTCGAGACCGCTTCGACGTCGCCGGGCCAGGTGCTCGCGGTGTTGCGCGCCGAGGGGCCGCTGACCCGCGAGCAGTTGCGGCAGCGGGTCGGGCTTTCCAGGGTGACGATGGTCGAGCGGATCGACGCTCTTCGCAGGCTCGGCCTGCTGCGACAGGTCGGGCACCGGCAGTCCAGCGGTGGTCGCAGGGCGGAGTTGCTCGCCGTCGACGACACCGGCCACACCGCGCTCGTCGCCGACCTCGGACAAAGCCACGCCACCCTGGCCGTGGTGGATCTGCGTGGCACCGTGTTCGCCCGCGAGGACAGGCGGCTGCGGGTCGGGCACGAACCGGGCAAGGTCGTCCCGATGCTCGTCGAGGTGGGCCGCGAGCTGCTGGCCGAGGCTGGCCGCGCGGGCAGCCTTCGCGCCGTGGCGTTGGCCGTTCCCGGCCGTATCGACCACGAGCGCGGCCGTTGCCTGGCACCGCCGACGATGCCGGGTTGGAGCGAGGTCCCACTGCGGGATCGGCTGGCCGACGCGTTCGGCGTGCCGGTGCTGCTTGAGAACGACGCGAACGCGGGCGCGCTCGGTGACTACTACGCGCTTGGCCGCCCCGACGCGACACTGGTCGGGGTCAGGGTGGGCATCGGGATCGGCGCGGGCCTGGTGATCGCGGGTCGGGTGCACCGGGGTCAGAGCAACGCCGCGGGGGAGATCGGTCACATGCGAGTCGAGGGCAGCGACCGGCCGTGCTCCTGCGGGCGCCGCGGTTGCGTCGCCGCCGAGGCGAGCGGGCAGGCGTTGAGCAGGTTACTGCGCCCGGTGGGCGTGCGCTCGGTCGACGAGGTGGTGAGCAGGGTCGCCGACGGGCAGCCGCGGGCCGTGCGCGCGGTGACCGAAGCGGGCAGGCTGCTCGGCACCGTCCTCACCGCGGTGGTCACCGTCGTCAACCCGCGTTACATGCGCTTCGGTGGAGCGATTGGGGTGCTGGAACCGTTCCTCGCGGGTGTGCGCACGGCGGTGCAGGCGGGTGCGAGCGCGGGCGTGCTCGACGGCCTCGACATCGGTGCTTCGCGGCTGGGCGCGAACGGGGCGTTCGCCGGACTGTCCGGCATGGTCGCCGACGAACTGCTGGCGCCGTCAGCGGTCGACGCGCTGTGCGGGCTGTGA
- the ggh gene encoding glucosylglycerate hydrolase, producing MLTTAEARPKMLPALALAERAAAVLRDNDTGSLVTAAPRLYPHMWSWDAAFIAIGLAQLDTGRAVAELDTLLAAQWRDGMIPHIVFTSATGYFPGPDRWGTDTAPQRPRHVRTSGICQPPVHAIALRRIVDVARRKSRADAELAEGFATGVWQRLYRWHRWIARYRIVDASGLVAIVHGWESGMDNSPRWDEPYARVVPGADLPPYARLDLLAVDDPAERPSDDDYRRYLWLIEQLRRVNYQPDHAVNTSDFLVGDTFTTALFSLACDVLAELGEELTSERDQVAELRQWAGQARRAVALSRRPDSGMAADRDIRQGNWIATPTLAGFSPLLCGGAGRRAEADLLSTMDSSDWSGHPDLFAAVVPSVSPRARQFDRCRYWRGPQWPVLAWLFSWAFERRGWTSRAAELRTQGLRLTADGSFGEYYEPFTGRPLGSTNQSWTAAVVLDWLATGRPSPR from the coding sequence TTGCTCACCACCGCGGAAGCCCGACCCAAGATGTTGCCCGCCCTGGCGCTGGCCGAGCGCGCCGCGGCGGTACTGCGGGACAACGACACCGGCTCACTCGTCACCGCTGCGCCGAGGCTCTACCCGCACATGTGGAGCTGGGATGCCGCGTTCATCGCGATAGGGCTGGCTCAGCTGGACACCGGGCGTGCGGTGGCCGAACTGGACACGCTGCTGGCCGCGCAGTGGCGCGACGGGATGATCCCGCACATCGTCTTCACCTCCGCGACGGGCTACTTTCCCGGCCCGGACCGTTGGGGCACCGACACGGCGCCGCAACGGCCGCGGCACGTCCGGACATCCGGGATCTGCCAGCCGCCCGTCCACGCGATCGCGCTACGCCGAATCGTCGACGTGGCAAGGCGAAAGTCGAGGGCGGATGCCGAACTCGCGGAAGGCTTCGCCACCGGCGTGTGGCAGCGGCTGTACCGCTGGCATCGCTGGATCGCCCGGTACCGCATCGTCGACGCCAGCGGGCTGGTCGCCATCGTTCACGGCTGGGAGTCCGGAATGGACAACTCGCCACGCTGGGACGAGCCGTACGCGAGGGTGGTTCCCGGCGCGGACCTGCCGCCGTACGCGCGGCTCGACCTGCTGGCGGTGGACGACCCGGCCGAGCGGCCCAGCGACGACGACTACCGCCGCTACCTGTGGCTGATCGAGCAACTGCGGCGCGTGAACTACCAGCCCGACCACGCCGTGAACACCTCCGACTTCCTGGTCGGCGACACCTTCACCACCGCGCTGTTCTCACTCGCCTGCGACGTGCTCGCCGAGCTCGGCGAGGAACTTACGAGCGAGCGCGACCAGGTCGCCGAGCTCAGGCAGTGGGCGGGGCAAGCCCGCCGTGCGGTAGCACTCAGCCGCCGTCCCGACAGCGGTATGGCCGCCGATCGCGACATCCGGCAAGGCAACTGGATTGCCACGCCGACGCTGGCCGGGTTCTCGCCGCTACTGTGCGGGGGCGCCGGCAGGCGGGCCGAGGCCGACCTGTTGTCTACTATGGACTCTTCGGACTGGTCGGGACATCCCGATCTGTTCGCCGCCGTCGTTCCTTCGGTTTCCCCTCGCGCGAGGCAGTTCGACCGCTGCCGATACTGGCGCGGGCCGCAGTGGCCGGTGCTGGCGTGGCTGTTCAGCTGGGCGTTCGAGCGCAGAGGCTGGACTTCCCGAGCCGCCGAACTGCGTACGCAGGGCCTTCGACTGACCGCGGACGGCAGCTTCGGCGAGTACTACGAACCCTTCACCGGCAGGCCACTCGGCAGCACGAACCAGTCGTGGACAGCGGCCGTCGTGCTGGACTGGCTGGCCACGGGCAGGCCGTCGCCCCGCTAG